Proteins from a single region of Halogeometricum borinquense DSM 11551:
- a CDS encoding ABC transporter substrate-binding protein: MRDNTNQGGGASFGRRRLIKYLAATGVATSLAGCSGGDSSGTATTGDSTATSGSTAGDTTEQPSSDEIPAGGTFKKAVTATTNGLNVFRVGDGETTARIELVMDQGFIRLGPEYDNILPLWFEDVTVEQPVNQIEIKLRENLQFGEEYGELTADDYLWCIDNIWKADWASFAYANDFYVGKEDKPIQFEKVDKYTIRETIPSSRPFFPYNEPLSYQFPIPKELAKPYVEEQDAEGLEKDDSIMRATFNGNLGPWDLKNWKQQSVMEFERAEDYYLRKWAKEDDRVPDVFAEAPFFDEYHLQYFDKQQTARQALQADEIDTAYIPSTKISSYKQKEGLKLYKNPYRSWSGYLGINQRANGWSQLRNKKVRHAMAHIYNNDFIVNNILKGRAEVQNTLHPAWGPYSPDDVVTFDGSLEKAKQLLKEGTSSDYGYSGDKFVGPDGEQVELTLVYQSDELDDLRAAYLKKRLGKVGIKLTQQTTSWPSLMKNYFNCTNPAEGVSDAENLGYGENGKDHPSIYNHGPWDKAVSSKSWDFMLTLGFSYGPLTPAGTIASLFSEEGNFNAYGYTPGKDLAAMRDEAQTAESREAAVGTIQEMLAYLSEERPVIFEYNPYNYYAYRNNVEGMGQSPPDSHFDYQTDRWTAKMYFSDGTSGR; this comes from the coding sequence ATGCGCGACAACACGAACCAAGGCGGTGGCGCCTCATTCGGCCGGCGTCGCCTCATAAAATATTTAGCCGCAACTGGCGTGGCCACGAGTCTCGCCGGCTGTAGCGGCGGTGACTCCTCCGGCACGGCTACGACCGGGGATTCCACGGCGACTAGTGGCTCGACCGCAGGGGATACGACCGAACAGCCTTCCTCCGACGAAATTCCCGCCGGTGGAACGTTTAAGAAGGCAGTGACCGCAACCACGAACGGTTTGAACGTCTTCCGCGTCGGCGACGGTGAGACGACTGCCCGCATCGAACTCGTCATGGATCAGGGATTCATTCGTCTCGGTCCGGAGTACGATAACATTCTCCCTCTCTGGTTCGAAGATGTGACCGTTGAACAGCCAGTCAACCAAATCGAAATCAAACTCCGGGAAAATCTACAGTTTGGCGAGGAGTACGGCGAACTGACCGCCGATGACTACCTGTGGTGCATCGACAACATCTGGAAGGCTGACTGGGCGAGTTTCGCTTACGCGAACGACTTCTACGTCGGCAAAGAAGATAAACCGATCCAGTTCGAGAAGGTGGACAAGTACACGATTCGGGAGACGATTCCAAGTTCGCGTCCGTTTTTCCCATATAACGAACCGCTCAGCTACCAGTTCCCGATTCCGAAGGAACTTGCGAAACCTTACGTGGAGGAGCAGGACGCTGAGGGACTCGAAAAGGACGATTCGATCATGCGGGCGACGTTCAACGGGAACCTCGGTCCATGGGACCTCAAGAACTGGAAGCAACAGTCCGTCATGGAGTTCGAGCGGGCAGAGGACTATTACCTTCGCAAGTGGGCGAAAGAAGATGACCGCGTTCCCGATGTCTTCGCTGAAGCTCCGTTCTTCGACGAATACCACCTGCAGTATTTCGATAAACAACAAACGGCCCGGCAAGCCCTCCAAGCCGACGAAATCGACACTGCGTACATTCCATCGACAAAAATCAGTTCGTACAAACAGAAGGAAGGTCTCAAACTCTACAAGAATCCGTACCGCTCTTGGTCCGGATACCTCGGGATCAACCAGCGTGCGAACGGGTGGTCTCAACTTCGAAACAAGAAGGTTCGCCACGCGATGGCCCACATTTATAACAACGATTTCATCGTCAACAATATCCTCAAAGGCCGTGCCGAGGTGCAGAACACGCTTCATCCCGCGTGGGGACCGTACTCTCCGGACGACGTTGTGACGTTTGATGGGTCACTGGAGAAAGCCAAGCAACTCCTCAAAGAAGGCACGTCGAGCGACTACGGATACAGCGGCGACAAGTTCGTCGGTCCGGATGGAGAGCAAGTCGAACTCACCCTCGTCTACCAGTCCGACGAACTGGACGACCTCCGGGCGGCCTATCTCAAAAAGCGCCTAGGGAAAGTCGGAATCAAGCTTACACAGCAGACCACGTCGTGGCCGAGTCTCATGAAGAACTACTTCAACTGTACGAACCCCGCAGAGGGTGTCTCTGACGCCGAAAACCTCGGATACGGTGAGAACGGAAAGGACCATCCCTCGATATACAACCACGGTCCGTGGGACAAAGCGGTCTCCTCGAAATCGTGGGACTTCATGCTGACGCTCGGATTCAGCTATGGTCCGCTGACTCCGGCGGGCACAATCGCGTCGCTGTTCAGCGAGGAAGGCAACTTTAACGCCTACGGGTACACGCCCGGTAAGGATCTGGCGGCGATGCGCGACGAAGCGCAGACGGCAGAGTCGCGTGAAGCCGCGGTCGGTACTATTCAGGAGATGCTCGCGTATCTCTCTGAGGAACGTCCCGTCATCTTCGAGTACAACCCGTACAACTACTACGCGTACCGCAACAACGTGGAAGGCATGGGTCAGAGTCCGCCCGACAGTCACTTCGACTATCAGACTGACCGCTGGACGGCAAAGATGTACTTCTCTGACGGAACCAGCGGCCGTTAG
- a CDS encoding ABC transporter ATP-binding protein yields the protein MTDPLLSVEDLKTHFHTDDGTVYAVDSVSFDVNPGETVAIVGESGSGKTVTSESITKILDMPPGEIVEGTITFDGMDLTEMSEKQLQDIRGNRISHIFQNPQNGLNPVYKVGRQIGETLRIHRDDLPKAEIRDRVIDLLDRTGIPEASSRVDDYPHEFSGGMKQRVLIAMALACDSDLLIADEPTTALDVTIQAQILQLLEDVQAEYNMSILFVTHDLGVVSEIADRVVVMYAGKVMEKGSVEEVIHNPAHPYTKALIECLPGRGSSMKRIDGALPSVTEPPEGCRFNSRCEHAVSDCSMGDQPQMHAIDGSQTHRASCVYYGPGYDAADLEPPTENSSTSQSERRSNSQSERRSETQRDTRADGGHDA from the coding sequence ATGACGGACCCGCTACTCTCCGTCGAGGATCTGAAGACGCACTTCCACACTGATGACGGAACTGTATACGCCGTTGACAGCGTGAGCTTCGACGTCAACCCCGGTGAAACTGTGGCGATTGTTGGCGAGAGTGGCAGCGGGAAAACCGTCACGAGCGAGTCCATCACAAAGATCTTGGATATGCCGCCCGGCGAAATCGTCGAGGGGACGATCACGTTCGACGGGATGGACCTCACCGAGATGTCTGAAAAGCAACTCCAGGATATCCGCGGTAATCGAATCAGTCACATCTTCCAGAACCCCCAGAACGGACTGAACCCGGTGTACAAGGTTGGCAGACAGATCGGGGAGACGTTGCGAATTCACCGCGACGACCTTCCGAAAGCCGAAATTCGGGACCGTGTGATCGACCTCCTCGACCGGACGGGAATCCCCGAAGCGAGTAGCCGCGTCGACGACTACCCGCACGAGTTCTCCGGCGGGATGAAACAGCGAGTCCTCATTGCGATGGCACTCGCGTGCGACTCGGATCTGCTCATCGCGGACGAACCGACAACCGCACTCGACGTGACGATTCAAGCGCAGATTCTTCAACTCCTCGAAGACGTTCAAGCGGAGTATAATATGAGCATTCTCTTCGTCACTCACGACCTCGGCGTCGTCTCGGAGATTGCCGACCGAGTCGTCGTCATGTACGCGGGCAAGGTCATGGAAAAAGGAAGCGTCGAGGAGGTCATCCACAATCCCGCACATCCGTATACGAAGGCGTTGATCGAGTGTTTACCCGGTCGCGGTTCCTCGATGAAGCGTATCGACGGGGCGCTTCCCTCTGTCACAGAGCCACCGGAGGGTTGTCGGTTCAACAGTCGCTGTGAGCACGCCGTTTCGGATTGTTCGATGGGTGACCAGCCGCAGATGCACGCCATCGATGGATCGCAGACTCACCGTGCCTCCTGCGTCTATTATGGTCCGGGGTACGATGCTGCGGACCTCGAACCCCCAACCGAAAACAGTTCCACTTCGCAATCTGAACGCCGGTCCAATTCACAGTCCGAGCGCCGTTCTGAAACGCAACGCGATACCCGTGCCGACGGAGGTCACGACGCATGA
- a CDS encoding ABC transporter ATP-binding protein encodes MTEPLLEIDDLHVHFETEEGTVEALDGVSITVGRDEVVGVIGESGCGKSVTALSTMGLLQSPPAKIERGSIRYDGQDLLELSKSELNEIRGDDITMIYQDPMSSLNPVLTIGKQIIEPLLAHRDISKSEARTEAKRMLEAVGLADAERLLAEYPEALSGGMRQRVVIAMALITEPDLLIADEPTTALDVTIQAQIVDLLRDLREEFGMSVLFISHDLPVISEIADRMAVMYAGNVVETCAMRELFEAPLHPYTRKLAESIPKVGEVADRLPTIEGTVPELIDPPQGCRFASRCPQYIGDVCDSHDPELAAPDTAATTNHRVACHLYDESVPSSPPWHSRDEHEDSIRNNGGEEA; translated from the coding sequence ATGACTGAACCACTACTCGAAATTGACGACCTTCACGTTCACTTCGAAACTGAGGAAGGGACCGTAGAGGCACTGGACGGTGTAAGCATCACAGTCGGCCGCGATGAGGTCGTCGGCGTGATCGGCGAATCCGGCTGTGGAAAGAGCGTGACTGCCCTTTCCACGATGGGACTTCTTCAGTCCCCGCCGGCGAAGATCGAACGTGGATCAATCCGCTACGACGGTCAAGATCTCCTTGAGCTCTCCAAATCGGAACTGAACGAGATTCGCGGCGACGACATTACGATGATCTACCAGGATCCGATGTCGTCGCTGAATCCCGTGCTGACGATTGGAAAACAGATTATTGAACCGCTGCTCGCCCACCGTGATATCTCGAAATCGGAGGCGAGAACTGAGGCAAAACGGATGCTCGAAGCCGTTGGCCTCGCTGATGCTGAGAGACTTCTGGCTGAGTATCCAGAGGCGCTGTCGGGCGGTATGCGACAGCGGGTCGTCATTGCGATGGCGCTCATCACCGAACCGGATCTGCTCATCGCGGACGAACCGACAACCGCGCTCGACGTAACGATTCAGGCGCAGATCGTCGATCTCCTCCGAGATCTCCGCGAGGAGTTCGGAATGAGCGTTCTGTTCATCAGCCACGATCTTCCCGTGATCTCCGAAATCGCAGACCGGATGGCCGTCATGTATGCCGGAAACGTTGTCGAAACATGTGCGATGCGGGAACTGTTCGAGGCACCGCTTCATCCCTACACCCGAAAGCTCGCCGAGAGTATCCCGAAAGTCGGTGAAGTCGCTGATCGACTTCCGACTATCGAAGGGACAGTTCCGGAGCTAATCGATCCGCCACAGGGGTGCCGGTTTGCTTCCCGGTGTCCGCAGTATATCGGCGACGTTTGTGACTCGCATGATCCCGAACTGGCAGCGCCGGATACTGCGGCGACGACGAACCACCGTGTTGCGTGCCATCTGTACGATGAGAGCGTCCCTTCCAGCCCGCCGTGGCATAGCCGAGACGAACACGAGGATAGCATTCGAAATAACGGGGGTGAAGAAGCGTGA
- a CDS encoding ABC transporter permease, producing MATENNDISFEDIDWDAQSTSTFSLSKQGIAEAGCYLLIVALFAYDYAVIENAHPLIWNWDVLSVEWLFAATFVALLFHIVLPLYKNERMRQFYWRRFKKNRIAVIALVYLAVVFVIGILGPLVVDPPQVRFTNRILPPVGVTAVVDGVAKTGTWQYPLGTSAEGRGILALVVYGMRVSMEVGLVSTIIAVFIGSLVGSVAALATATDIGWMDEVLMRYTDIQSVFPVFILLLLLVYLFGAELWMIIALYGFFGWEGIARTVRGEALQRSSEAYIKAARASGANMLYIVRTHLIPNSANSVIISASVLIPGFILGEATLAFLGFSDPSTFSWGRTISAGQANIEQAWWISTIPGLFLFFTVLSFYYVGEAMRDAMDPRQEIEGGGGL from the coding sequence ATGGCAACTGAAAACAACGACATCTCGTTCGAAGATATCGACTGGGACGCACAGAGTACCTCTACGTTTTCCCTCTCGAAGCAGGGAATCGCGGAGGCTGGGTGTTATCTCCTGATAGTCGCACTGTTCGCCTACGACTACGCCGTCATCGAGAACGCGCATCCTCTCATCTGGAACTGGGACGTGCTTAGCGTAGAGTGGCTGTTCGCCGCGACGTTCGTCGCCCTCTTGTTCCACATTGTGCTCCCGCTCTACAAGAACGAGCGGATGCGGCAGTTCTACTGGCGGCGCTTCAAGAAGAACAGAATCGCCGTCATCGCACTTGTCTACCTCGCAGTCGTCTTCGTAATTGGTATTTTGGGTCCCTTAGTTGTTGACCCCCCGCAAGTCCGGTTCACGAATCGGATCCTTCCACCGGTTGGCGTCACCGCAGTCGTTGACGGGGTTGCGAAAACCGGGACGTGGCAGTATCCGTTGGGAACGTCCGCTGAGGGACGGGGTATTCTCGCACTCGTCGTTTACGGGATGCGTGTCAGCATGGAGGTCGGTCTCGTCTCGACCATCATCGCTGTGTTTATCGGATCGCTCGTCGGGTCTGTCGCAGCACTCGCGACGGCCACGGATATCGGGTGGATGGACGAAGTTCTGATGCGGTACACCGATATCCAGTCGGTTTTTCCGGTGTTTATCCTCCTGTTATTGCTGGTCTATCTGTTCGGAGCAGAACTCTGGATGATTATCGCCCTCTACGGATTCTTCGGTTGGGAAGGAATCGCCCGCACCGTTCGTGGCGAAGCGCTCCAGCGGTCGAGCGAAGCATACATCAAGGCCGCACGCGCTTCGGGAGCGAATATGCTCTACATCGTTCGAACCCATCTTATTCCGAACTCTGCGAACAGTGTCATTATCAGCGCATCTGTCCTCATTCCGGGGTTCATTCTCGGAGAGGCAACGCTCGCGTTCCTCGGATTCAGCGATCCGAGTACGTTCTCGTGGGGGCGAACTATCTCTGCGGGACAGGCAAATATCGAACAGGCCTGGTGGATTTCGACGATTCCGGGACTGTTCCTTTTCTTCACCGTCCTGTCGTTCTACTACGTCGGTGAAGCGATGCGGGATGCGATGGACCCGCGTCAAGAGATCGAAGGCGGTGGTGGGCTATGA
- a CDS encoding ABC transporter permease produces MTRDNSTHDDADRDGQVSNEAGSSRGAQAPKMVETGRVARTKTVLRRVMKNWFAMFGLVVVVLLILTAIFAPLIAPHDPTEQNYDALSQPPSVEHPFGTDTYGRDVFSRVVFGSRYAVFLGVVIVGIEMLIGVTLGLVAGYYGGWTESIIMRIVDISLSIPALVLALAIAGMLGGGLFPLIIAVSLVGWRGFARLVRGDVKSVIEEEYIDSANAAGLSDFRIITRYVLPNAASSIIVYSTLTIPTVILWSAGLSFLGMGVQPPRPEWGAILAAGRGEIDSAWWIATFPGLAIMITVIAFNGLGDGLRDALDPRQVR; encoded by the coding sequence ATGACGAGAGATAATTCAACGCACGACGACGCAGACCGTGATGGACAAGTGAGCAACGAGGCAGGCAGTTCGCGGGGAGCGCAGGCTCCAAAGATGGTCGAGACGGGGCGAGTCGCTCGGACGAAGACAGTTCTTCGACGGGTGATGAAAAACTGGTTTGCGATGTTCGGCCTCGTGGTCGTTGTGCTACTCATCCTGACTGCGATTTTTGCACCGCTTATCGCACCGCACGACCCGACGGAGCAGAACTACGATGCGTTGTCCCAGCCACCGAGCGTAGAACATCCGTTTGGTACGGACACTTACGGCCGCGATGTGTTCTCTCGCGTGGTCTTCGGGTCCCGTTATGCAGTTTTCCTCGGGGTGGTGATCGTCGGCATCGAGATGCTGATCGGCGTAACGCTCGGACTCGTCGCGGGTTATTACGGCGGCTGGACCGAGAGTATCATAATGAGAATTGTCGATATTAGTCTCTCGATACCTGCGCTGGTACTTGCGCTTGCCATTGCAGGTATGTTAGGCGGTGGCTTATTCCCACTCATTATTGCCGTCAGCCTCGTTGGCTGGCGCGGATTCGCTCGCTTGGTCCGCGGCGATGTCAAGAGCGTCATCGAGGAAGAATACATCGACTCAGCCAATGCGGCTGGATTGAGTGACTTCCGTATCATCACGCGGTACGTCTTGCCCAATGCGGCATCCAGTATTATCGTCTATTCGACGCTGACGATACCGACCGTGATTCTCTGGAGTGCTGGACTTTCCTTCCTCGGGATGGGCGTTCAGCCCCCGAGACCGGAGTGGGGTGCAATCCTCGCGGCCGGCCGTGGTGAAATCGACTCAGCGTGGTGGATCGCAACGTTCCCCGGTCTGGCGATCATGATTACGGTGATCGCCTTCAACGGACTGGGTGACGGTCTCCGAGACGCACTCGACCCGAGACAGGTACGCTAA
- a CDS encoding ABC transporter ATP-binding protein — MSVDDANSDPRETAALREDGLKPDDGLLVADGVRKYFPVRSGVLNRHVGDVKAVDGVSFSIQEGETLGLVGESGCGKSTLGKTLMRLHDATDGSIYFDGEDITDASRSQMRSLRRDIQIIFQDPGSSLNPRMTVADLITEPMRALTDWDREKRQARLHELVNEVDLQENHLKRAPHEFSGGQQQRVAIARALSVNPQMIVADEPTSALDVSVQAKILNLMEDLQDTYDLTYLFISHDISVIQHICDRVAVMYLGELAEVAPSRELFENPKHPYTQALLSGIPRATPEPMTDRIILEGDVPSPESPPDGCRFHTRCQEYIGDICEDVDPGFVEVGDGHSCACHHYTDK, encoded by the coding sequence GTGAGTGTAGACGATGCGAACAGCGATCCGCGTGAGACCGCGGCACTCCGTGAGGACGGCCTGAAACCAGATGATGGACTGCTCGTTGCTGACGGGGTTCGGAAGTACTTCCCCGTTCGGAGTGGAGTCCTCAACCGGCACGTTGGCGACGTGAAAGCCGTCGATGGCGTGAGTTTCAGCATCCAAGAGGGAGAAACCCTCGGCCTCGTCGGTGAATCCGGCTGTGGCAAATCCACGCTCGGAAAGACGCTTATGCGGCTTCATGACGCAACTGATGGGAGTATCTACTTCGACGGTGAGGATATCACAGATGCTTCTCGGAGTCAGATGCGCTCGCTCAGACGCGACATACAGATCATCTTCCAGGATCCCGGATCGTCGCTGAATCCCCGGATGACGGTGGCGGACCTCATCACCGAACCGATGCGGGCGTTGACGGATTGGGACCGAGAGAAACGTCAGGCTCGACTCCACGAACTCGTCAACGAAGTTGACCTCCAAGAGAACCATTTGAAACGCGCCCCGCACGAGTTCTCGGGCGGGCAACAGCAGCGCGTCGCTATCGCTCGCGCACTATCGGTGAATCCGCAGATGATCGTCGCTGACGAACCGACGAGTGCGCTTGACGTTTCGGTCCAAGCCAAGATACTCAATCTGATGGAGGATCTTCAGGACACGTACGACCTGACCTACCTGTTTATCAGCCACGATATCTCTGTCATCCAGCATATCTGCGACCGCGTAGCGGTGATGTACCTTGGAGAACTCGCGGAAGTCGCTCCGTCCCGAGAGCTATTCGAAAACCCGAAGCATCCCTACACGCAGGCGTTGCTCTCCGGGATTCCGCGAGCAACGCCGGAACCGATGACGGACCGAATTATCCTCGAAGGCGATGTTCCAAGCCCCGAATCCCCCCCGGACGGCTGTCGATTCCACACACGCTGTCAGGAGTACATCGGAGATATCTGCGAGGATGTCGATCCTGGATTTGTGGAGGTCGGAGACGGTCACTCCTGTGCCTGTCATCATTACACTGACAAATAG
- a CDS encoding ABC transporter permease, with protein sequence MLKYVTRRLLITIPVLIGVTIVISSIIYIAPGNPARIALGANARPAAVAELERQMGLNQPPWIRYLEWLWGVLHGNLGESIRTQRSVIQMIANRLPATLELALSSMVLTFIIALPLGVISAVKQYTWADNLSMLFAIFWISMPSFWLALILILLFSVQWSLFPISGRATPVFTTAWLVSLILPAVATGTRRAGLLTRITRSSMLEVLNEDYIRTARGKGIGEKSVIYTHAMKNAMIPVITLIGLQIPAIFGGSVIIETVFSWPGMGRLLVNSVLQRDYPVVQGLVLVYAIIVVASNLLVDVAYGYFDPRIEYE encoded by the coding sequence ATGCTTAAATACGTCACTCGACGGTTACTCATCACTATCCCCGTCTTGATCGGCGTGACAATCGTTATCTCGTCGATCATTTATATCGCTCCGGGGAACCCTGCGCGCATCGCCCTTGGTGCTAATGCGCGGCCGGCGGCAGTTGCCGAACTTGAGCGACAGATGGGCCTCAATCAGCCACCATGGATTCGATATCTGGAGTGGCTCTGGGGGGTTCTCCACGGCAACCTCGGCGAATCCATCCGGACACAGCGGAGCGTGATCCAGATGATCGCCAATCGGCTTCCAGCAACGCTCGAACTGGCGCTGTCTTCGATGGTGCTGACGTTCATCATTGCACTCCCGCTCGGCGTCATCAGCGCCGTAAAGCAGTATACGTGGGCAGATAACCTGTCGATGCTGTTCGCAATCTTCTGGATCTCGATGCCATCGTTCTGGTTGGCGCTTATCCTCATCCTGCTGTTCTCGGTACAGTGGAGTCTCTTCCCAATCTCGGGACGAGCGACCCCCGTCTTTACCACGGCGTGGTTGGTGTCGTTGATCTTGCCCGCTGTCGCAACAGGGACGAGACGCGCAGGGCTTCTCACGCGGATAACGCGATCTTCGATGCTCGAAGTCCTCAACGAGGACTACATTCGCACGGCACGTGGCAAAGGAATCGGTGAGAAGTCGGTCATCTACACGCACGCCATGAAGAACGCGATGATCCCAGTGATCACCCTCATCGGACTCCAAATACCTGCGATCTTCGGCGGGTCGGTGATCATCGAGACCGTCTTCTCTTGGCCGGGGATGGGTCGATTGCTAGTCAACTCGGTTCTGCAGCGGGATTACCCGGTCGTGCAGGGTCTCGTGTTGGTGTATGCAATAATCGTCGTCGCCTCGAACCTACTCGTGGACGTCGCGTACGGCTACTTCGATCCGAGGATAGAGTACGAATAA
- a CDS encoding ABC transporter permease, producing MKWYIAKRLAFTLFATWIALTVTFGLITASPNQAQMKSMMSCAATGDNPEECKERFREQHNLDQSATERYKNYMINMATLNWGWSDSRSQYVIPALLDAWKYTAQYAIPVLVISTVIGYALGLYSAYKPYTLSDYAGSFVAFFGISIPNFWFAIILIMLLGVRFESLPVYYQSGIPQQQGWFSIANIKQLLLPITVLLTASFAFQTRYSRAQALEQMNQEFVKVAKAKGASHYRLMVWHVLRMAAVPLSTSFVGRMLGIFFAGSVVIEQIFSIPGLGFMTYTAIVEQDTTLVLATTLITVFLAIIGNLLEDIAYVLLDPRIDYGGR from the coding sequence ATGAAATGGTACATAGCTAAACGTCTCGCGTTTACCCTGTTTGCGACGTGGATTGCGCTGACCGTTACGTTCGGATTAATCACTGCCTCTCCGAATCAGGCACAGATGAAGTCGATGATGAGTTGTGCCGCTACGGGTGACAACCCCGAAGAGTGCAAAGAGCGCTTCCGAGAACAGCATAACTTGGATCAATCCGCCACGGAGCGCTACAAGAACTACATGATCAACATGGCCACGCTCAACTGGGGGTGGTCTGACTCTCGGTCACAGTACGTGATCCCAGCGCTACTTGACGCGTGGAAGTACACGGCACAGTATGCGATTCCCGTCCTCGTAATTTCCACTGTCATCGGCTACGCATTGGGGCTGTATTCGGCGTACAAGCCATACACTCTCTCGGACTATGCGGGGTCGTTCGTCGCCTTCTTCGGCATCAGCATCCCCAACTTCTGGTTCGCTATTATCCTGATAATGCTCTTGGGAGTCCGGTTTGAGTCGCTCCCGGTGTACTACCAGAGTGGAATTCCCCAACAGCAGGGGTGGTTCTCCATCGCAAACATCAAACAGTTACTACTCCCGATCACCGTGTTGCTCACTGCCTCGTTCGCGTTCCAGACGCGGTACTCGCGTGCGCAGGCGCTCGAACAGATGAATCAGGAGTTCGTGAAAGTTGCGAAAGCTAAGGGCGCGAGTCACTATCGGTTGATGGTCTGGCACGTCCTCCGGATGGCGGCGGTCCCGCTATCGACGAGTTTCGTCGGACGCATGCTGGGGATCTTCTTCGCCGGTTCGGTCGTCATTGAGCAGATCTTCTCGATACCCGGCCTCGGCTTCATGACGTACACGGCTATCGTCGAACAGGATACGACACTGGTACTGGCGACGACGCTCATCACGGTGTTCCTCGCCATCATCGGAAACTTGCTTGAGGACATCGCGTACGTCCTGCTGGACCCGCGAATCGATTACGGTGGTAGATAA